A DNA window from Paraburkholderia sp. IMGN_8 contains the following coding sequences:
- a CDS encoding dihydrodipicolinate synthase family protein has translation MARYTRKEAREWAREHLVGVANVTIPTMTSDFKRINEKAVRHDVELSIKHGFVGSLSCSEVAITQAQYGEFCGIMADQAAGRLVIVHHAVFNTLEDNIEAIKLAEAGSADLVLLGYPPYFYPKSYDEVFEYTKAICASTNLGVMVFPLPAWGFSRLHPADIPLPVLRRMVDEIPNVVAIKAEGGMPYIMSAIEVHREFHEEVVISSPLEYEYVPLAQVMDIPFCGTNYSAYYGPLLPRIHKLIRAGEYDEATQLWYQMDPARKAFASLPIAANGLLNRMLWKYQAWLQGYNGGPMPHPTQRVYQRDMTVLRKGLEAAGLNPTSDPDEAFFVGRNPV, from the coding sequence ATGGCCCGCTACACCAGAAAGGAAGCCCGCGAATGGGCACGTGAGCATCTCGTTGGCGTTGCCAACGTGACAATTCCGACGATGACATCGGACTTCAAGCGCATCAACGAAAAGGCAGTCCGCCACGACGTCGAACTGTCGATCAAGCACGGCTTCGTCGGCTCTCTCTCATGCTCGGAAGTGGCCATCACGCAGGCCCAGTACGGCGAGTTCTGCGGCATCATGGCCGACCAGGCTGCGGGCCGTCTCGTCATCGTTCATCACGCGGTCTTCAATACTCTTGAGGACAACATTGAGGCGATCAAACTGGCAGAGGCGGGTAGTGCCGACCTGGTGTTGCTCGGCTATCCCCCGTACTTCTATCCGAAGTCCTACGACGAAGTGTTCGAGTACACGAAGGCGATCTGCGCCTCGACGAATCTTGGCGTGATGGTGTTCCCGCTGCCGGCCTGGGGCTTCTCCCGCCTGCATCCTGCCGACATTCCGCTGCCGGTGCTGCGCCGGATGGTGGATGAGATACCCAACGTGGTCGCGATCAAGGCTGAAGGCGGTATGCCCTACATCATGTCGGCAATCGAAGTGCATCGCGAATTCCACGAGGAAGTCGTCATTTCGTCTCCACTGGAATATGAGTACGTACCGCTCGCGCAGGTGATGGACATCCCGTTTTGCGGCACCAACTACTCGGCATATTACGGCCCGCTGTTGCCGCGAATCCACAAGCTGATCCGCGCTGGCGAATACGACGAGGCCACGCAGCTCTGGTACCAGATGGACCCGGCACGAAAGGCCTTTGCCAGCCTACCGATCGCGGCCAACGGCCTGCTCAACCGGATGCTGTGGAAGTACCAGGCATGGCTGCAGGGCTACAACGGCGGCCCCATGCCGCATCCGACGCAGCGTGTGTACCAGCGCGACATGACGGTCTTGCGCAAGGGCCTCGAAGCAGCCGGCCTGAATCCGACAAGCGATCCCGACGAGGCATTCTTCGTCGGCCGTAATCCTGTGTGA
- a CDS encoding FCD domain-containing protein: protein MIDDDVLRLREYIEGHVAKSGDLRLPPEPKLSDALGVSRGRLRTVLKRLEDEGLIWRHVGKGTFVGPREVQPDDESWSSSISVDDIMDARLVLEPQLAAQAAVHATPADIAAMDQCLADMASTEPFVPWKRLDEHLHRTIAESTHNALLLMLYDTMRVQVRVNLDARMEEVFTPQIGPRHDTDGEHHLLVDAIRAHNPGKAEQLMREHLRSVRVKLFGLR from the coding sequence TTGATCGATGACGATGTGCTGCGGCTGCGCGAGTACATCGAGGGCCACGTGGCAAAGAGTGGAGACCTGCGCCTGCCGCCTGAACCAAAGCTCAGCGATGCACTGGGCGTGTCCAGGGGGCGGCTGCGCACCGTGCTCAAAAGACTGGAGGACGAGGGGCTTATCTGGCGCCACGTCGGCAAAGGCACGTTCGTCGGTCCCAGAGAGGTTCAGCCGGACGACGAGAGCTGGTCATCGTCGATCAGCGTCGACGACATCATGGATGCCCGGCTAGTGCTGGAGCCCCAACTCGCCGCGCAGGCCGCGGTCCATGCAACGCCTGCCGACATCGCCGCAATGGACCAGTGCCTGGCCGACATGGCGAGCACGGAACCCTTCGTTCCGTGGAAGCGCCTCGACGAGCACCTGCACCGCACCATCGCGGAATCCACGCACAACGCCCTGCTTCTCATGTTGTACGACACCATGCGCGTACAGGTACGCGTCAATCTCGACGCCCGCATGGAGGAGGTATTCACCCCCCAGATCGGGCCTCGACACGACACTGATGGCGAACATCACTTGCTGGTGGACGCCATTCGCGCGCACAACCCGGGCAAGGCCGAACAACTGATGCGTGAGCATCTGCGCTCGGTGCGGGTGAAGTTGTTCGGTCTGCGCTGA
- a CDS encoding FAD-dependent monooxygenase → MASQHKVLVVGGGIAGMTLAHGLARAGLDVRVVESGHRTDQQGTGISLLGNALRALDRVGLADSCMAAGSGWDTVSVRNDAGEIVNERRPPRTFRPDAPGAIGIMRPKLAEVLEGQALASGARIDYRTTVEDFEQDGSGVSYRLSTGETGRCDLLVAADGTYSKTRSKVFGSEYQPTYAGQGAWRFTVERPAEFDGLVLYKHRDGRAVGGLPLSDKLCYYFFLENAKVHAHMPQDRLSEMFRERLEGFSARDLLAAIGRCDGTRYISYRPFDILFMPQPWHRGRVVLVGDAAHSVTPQLTSGGGMAIEDAVVLTEELTQRASIDDALVAYGQRRYERVKRVFDISLAICQAEQDPRADGRRAVELLFEGYGVLAQPF, encoded by the coding sequence ATGGCTTCGCAGCACAAGGTGCTTGTCGTCGGCGGAGGGATCGCTGGCATGACGCTCGCACACGGACTCGCGCGTGCCGGTTTGGACGTGAGGGTCGTGGAGAGCGGCCACCGAACGGATCAGCAGGGAACCGGCATTTCCCTGCTTGGCAACGCGTTGCGCGCACTCGATCGCGTGGGGCTCGCCGATAGTTGCATGGCGGCGGGATCCGGATGGGACACGGTCAGTGTGCGCAACGATGCAGGCGAGATTGTGAACGAGCGGCGTCCACCGCGTACTTTCAGGCCGGACGCCCCCGGCGCGATAGGCATCATGCGGCCGAAGCTGGCCGAGGTGCTCGAAGGGCAGGCGCTCGCGAGCGGTGCCCGGATCGACTACCGGACCACCGTCGAAGATTTCGAGCAGGACGGCAGCGGTGTGTCATACCGACTTTCGACGGGCGAAACAGGGCGCTGCGACCTGCTTGTTGCCGCTGATGGAACGTATTCAAAGACGCGTTCCAAGGTATTCGGTAGTGAGTATCAGCCGACCTATGCGGGACAAGGTGCGTGGCGTTTTACCGTTGAGCGTCCCGCGGAGTTCGACGGGCTGGTGCTGTACAAGCACCGGGACGGCCGCGCGGTGGGCGGCCTCCCGTTATCGGACAAGCTTTGCTACTACTTCTTCCTCGAAAATGCCAAGGTCCATGCGCATATGCCGCAAGACAGGCTGAGCGAGATGTTCAGGGAGCGTCTCGAGGGGTTTTCGGCGCGGGATCTTCTCGCGGCGATCGGGCGTTGCGATGGCACACGCTACATCAGTTACCGCCCGTTCGATATTCTGTTCATGCCGCAACCGTGGCATCGGGGGCGAGTCGTATTGGTGGGAGATGCCGCGCATTCGGTCACGCCGCAGTTGACATCGGGTGGTGGCATGGCGATTGAAGACGCGGTCGTGCTTACCGAAGAACTGACCCAGCGGGCGAGTATCGACGATGCACTCGTGGCGTATGGGCAGCGTCGCTACGAGCGGGTGAAGCGCGTTTTCGACATCTCACTGGCCATCTGCCAGGCAGAGCAGGATCCACGCGCGGATGGGCGACGTGCCGTCGAACTCCTGTTCGAGGGGTATGGTGTGCTTGCCCAGCCGTTCTGA
- a CDS encoding FadR/GntR family transcriptional regulator: MRVYPTVQLKQQVKRADMVTEDIKRLITQRNLKPGDKLPNERDLQELFSVSKSTTREALKSLEVQGLITISPGPGGGATIREVPLDRTLQLVQNYLFFKDISMKDIYNARRLLEPELAAGAVPFITDEQLDALEANIEACAPAAKETASLVRQRQADLDFHDILAMANPDPFLRFICQMINELLRRLVVFSTDTPIEEHEKFGAANVHCHSEILAAIRTRDAQRVRELMREHMDEAAGFVTRLNGRLDGRLFLDSEMAGTPSRMKWSRNSPDS, from the coding sequence ATGCGGGTATACCCGACAGTTCAATTGAAGCAGCAAGTGAAGCGGGCCGACATGGTCACCGAGGACATCAAGCGCCTGATCACACAGCGCAATCTCAAGCCCGGCGACAAGCTGCCTAACGAGCGCGACCTGCAGGAGCTGTTTTCAGTGAGCAAGAGCACCACGCGGGAAGCGCTCAAGTCATTAGAAGTGCAAGGGCTGATCACTATCAGCCCGGGGCCGGGAGGCGGAGCGACCATTCGTGAAGTGCCGCTGGATAGGACGCTGCAGCTGGTGCAGAACTATTTGTTCTTCAAGGACATCAGCATGAAGGACATTTACAACGCGCGCCGCTTGCTCGAGCCGGAGCTCGCCGCGGGCGCCGTGCCGTTCATCACGGACGAGCAGCTGGATGCCCTCGAAGCAAACATCGAGGCCTGTGCGCCGGCAGCGAAGGAAACAGCCAGTCTCGTGCGGCAGCGGCAGGCGGATCTGGACTTCCACGACATTCTCGCCATGGCCAACCCCGACCCATTTCTCCGCTTCATCTGCCAGATGATCAACGAGCTGCTTCGACGACTGGTCGTTTTCAGTACCGACACACCTATCGAAGAGCATGAGAAGTTCGGCGCTGCCAATGTCCATTGCCACTCCGAAATACTGGCGGCGATCAGAACGCGGGACGCGCAAAGAGTCCGCGAACTGATGCGCGAACATATGGATGAAGCGGCGGGCTTCGTCACCCGGCTGAATGGCCGTCTGGATGGTCGTCTCTTTCTGGACTCTGAGATGGCCGGTACCCCATCGAGAATGAAGTGGAGCCGGAACAGCCCTGATTCGTAG
- a CDS encoding YceI family protein: MFSTLLAALRSLPLKAAVIEPAPASARATWMIEPAHTHIGFSVRHLGLTRTPGIFRRFHAQLAFDDQRVEASSVLFEIEAASIDTALDVRDEHLRGAEWFDVQSHPTIVFVSRSVRHTEGRQYVIEGDLTIRGITLPTSFDSTLIDRAVNPWTQSPVVGFEATANISRSAYGMDAIPHALSDTVQLTIATEVTCQP, translated from the coding sequence ATGTTCAGCACCCTGTTGGCAGCCTTGCGTTCCCTGCCGCTTAAGGCCGCGGTCATCGAGCCGGCGCCGGCGTCAGCTCGCGCGACCTGGATGATCGAGCCCGCGCACACCCACATCGGCTTTTCGGTTCGCCACCTCGGCTTGACGCGTACGCCGGGAATCTTTCGACGCTTCCATGCACAACTTGCGTTCGACGACCAGCGTGTCGAAGCGTCGAGCGTTTTATTCGAGATCGAAGCGGCGTCGATCGACACGGCTCTCGACGTCCGCGACGAACACCTGCGCGGCGCCGAGTGGTTCGACGTTCAGTCGCACCCGACGATCGTCTTCGTGTCCCGCTCGGTGCGGCATACAGAGGGCCGCCAGTACGTGATCGAAGGCGATCTCACCATTCGCGGCATCACGCTGCCGACCTCTTTCGATTCCACGCTCATCGATCGCGCAGTGAATCCCTGGACGCAGAGTCCCGTGGTTGGCTTCGAGGCAACGGCCAACATCAGTCGCAGCGCCTATGGGATGGATGCAATCCCACATGCGCTGTCGGACACGGTCCAACTGACGATCGCGACCGAGGTGACTTGCCAACCCTGA
- a CDS encoding BMP family ABC transporter substrate-binding protein, whose product MTAFDRRTFLKLLAASGAAASSTLMSDLARAAAGPLTVGILYSGSRQDYGYNQSHALAAAELKKVPGTKVVEEERVPETIAAQRTMEGMIVQDGARLIIATSFGYFKPHVLEMARKYPDVTFAHTGGVWAPGMPDNVGTFYGYIFAAQYLAGVTAGHMTKSKKLGVVAAKPTPNLIRSIDAFALGARSVDPGIKVRVIFTGDWVLPVREAESANSLADQGVDVIACNVDSPKVVVETAEKRGVMSIGYHSSQADVAPKGFLTGAEWNWIMPYMEYVKGVQAGQKPVHYLRGGLAEKFVRNTAFGSAVPQKVRDAVAKVHAELVSGSRVIYSGPLSDNKGNVVIPAGTVYRDSDRALDTIHYLVDGVIGEV is encoded by the coding sequence ATGACCGCATTTGACCGACGTACATTTCTCAAGCTGCTTGCCGCATCGGGCGCTGCCGCATCGTCCACGCTAATGAGCGACCTCGCGAGGGCGGCGGCCGGCCCCCTTACGGTCGGGATTCTGTATTCCGGCTCCAGGCAGGACTACGGATACAACCAGTCGCATGCATTGGCTGCCGCAGAGCTGAAAAAAGTCCCCGGGACCAAGGTCGTGGAGGAGGAGCGCGTACCGGAGACGATCGCCGCACAGCGCACCATGGAAGGGATGATCGTCCAGGACGGCGCCAGGCTGATCATTGCGACGTCGTTCGGCTACTTCAAGCCGCATGTGCTCGAGATGGCCAGGAAATACCCGGACGTCACGTTTGCGCACACGGGCGGTGTCTGGGCGCCCGGCATGCCGGACAACGTGGGCACGTTCTACGGATACATCTTCGCCGCCCAGTATCTCGCGGGCGTTACGGCGGGCCACATGACGAAGTCGAAGAAGCTGGGCGTCGTGGCGGCCAAGCCGACGCCGAACCTGATTCGCAGCATCGACGCATTCGCCCTGGGCGCCCGGTCGGTCGATCCGGGCATCAAGGTTCGCGTGATCTTCACCGGCGATTGGGTGCTTCCCGTGCGGGAAGCCGAATCCGCGAATTCGCTTGCCGACCAGGGCGTCGATGTCATCGCATGCAATGTCGACAGTCCCAAGGTCGTGGTCGAGACCGCGGAGAAGCGCGGCGTGATGTCCATCGGGTATCACTCGAGCCAGGCCGACGTCGCGCCCAAGGGCTTCCTGACCGGCGCGGAGTGGAACTGGATCATGCCGTACATGGAATACGTGAAAGGCGTTCAGGCGGGACAAAAGCCGGTTCACTATCTCCGCGGCGGCCTTGCCGAGAAGTTCGTCCGCAATACCGCGTTCGGCAGCGCGGTGCCGCAGAAGGTTCGTGACGCCGTCGCCAAGGTCCATGCCGAGCTGGTATCCGGCAGCCGCGTGATCTACTCCGGTCCTTTGTCGGACAACAAAGGCAATGTCGTGATTCCGGCCGGCACGGTCTATCGCGACAGCGATCGCGCGCTCGACACGATTCACTATCTCGTCGACGGCGTGATCGGCGAAGTCTAG
- a CDS encoding TetR/AcrR family transcriptional regulator gives MKTNAQLPVTAPSSARGVGRPRSEETRTQILAATVRLLETRTIQSISIEAIAKEAGVGKATIYRWWDSKALVVIDAFIEHHLVKTPMLHDLPPGEAIAAHLISLIHEYAGWSGRIVAQIIAEGQADPAVLREFRERFHYGRRALVREMLEEWRGAAKIRVPPNIETLSELLYAPVYMRLLVGNGPLDDHFAREHISYVYTLLGVEVPDMAQLGERMKRKVSTKKTTGAAR, from the coding sequence ATGAAGACAAACGCCCAGCTTCCCGTTACAGCACCTTCCAGCGCACGAGGCGTCGGCCGACCACGCAGCGAGGAAACTCGCACGCAGATTCTTGCTGCGACGGTTCGCCTGCTTGAGACCCGCACGATTCAGTCGATCTCCATCGAAGCGATCGCCAAGGAGGCAGGGGTAGGGAAGGCGACGATCTACCGCTGGTGGGATTCGAAAGCCCTCGTCGTGATCGATGCGTTCATCGAACACCACCTCGTCAAGACGCCGATGCTGCACGATTTGCCGCCCGGCGAAGCTATTGCGGCGCATCTGATTTCGCTGATTCACGAATATGCTGGATGGTCCGGCAGGATCGTCGCACAAATCATCGCTGAGGGGCAGGCCGACCCCGCCGTGTTGCGCGAATTTCGCGAGCGGTTTCACTATGGACGTCGGGCGCTTGTCCGTGAAATGCTTGAGGAGTGGCGAGGTGCAGCGAAAATACGCGTGCCGCCGAACATCGAGACGCTAAGCGAACTCCTGTACGCGCCGGTCTACATGCGTCTGCTGGTTGGAAATGGCCCACTCGACGACCATTTCGCGCGGGAACACATCAGTTACGTCTACACCCTGCTGGGCGTCGAGGTGCCGGATATGGCGCAACTGGGCGAGCGGATGAAGCGGAAAGTGTCCACGAAAAAGACGACGGGTGCTGCACGCTGA
- a CDS encoding NAD-dependent succinate-semialdehyde dehydrogenase, with protein MNELITLPLKDPGLLRQAMLIDGEWVPADSGETLDVRNPATGELVARVPNGGANETRRAIAAAERAMRVWRKALPRERAKVLRTLYDLMLAHIDDLAIIMTAEQGKPLVESRGEILYAAGFIEWFSEEAKRVYGDIIPRNVDGRRILVQKEPIGVFAAITPWNFPSAMITRKAGPGWAVGCAGVIKPASQTPLSALALAVLAERAGLPPGVCNVVTGSARAIGGELTSSPLVRKVSFTGSTEVGAQLLGQCAPTIKKTSMELGGNAPLIVFDDADVDAAVKGALAAKYRNAGQACVAANRILVQSGIYDAFATKLAEATAALKVGNGMHEGVVQGPLINEDAVRKVEEHISDALSKGARVLTGGKRHALEGFFFEPTVLADVSRDALIFNEETFGPVAPLFRFETEEEAIALANDTPFGLASYVFARDVGRIFRVVDQLEFGMVGVNEGLISTEVAPFGGVKTSGLGREGSKYGVDDYLEIKYVALGGL; from the coding sequence ATGAATGAACTGATCACGCTCCCCCTGAAGGACCCTGGCCTGCTGCGCCAGGCCATGCTGATCGACGGCGAATGGGTGCCCGCCGACAGCGGCGAGACGCTGGATGTGCGCAACCCGGCCACCGGCGAACTGGTCGCACGCGTGCCCAATGGCGGCGCGAACGAGACCCGCCGTGCAATCGCGGCAGCCGAACGCGCGATGCGGGTCTGGCGCAAGGCGTTGCCCAGGGAACGCGCCAAAGTGTTGCGCACGCTGTACGACCTGATGCTGGCGCACATTGACGACCTCGCTATCATCATGACCGCGGAGCAGGGCAAGCCGCTCGTTGAATCGCGTGGCGAAATCCTGTATGCCGCCGGCTTCATCGAGTGGTTCTCGGAGGAAGCGAAGCGCGTCTATGGGGACATCATTCCCCGCAACGTCGATGGCCGGCGCATCCTCGTGCAGAAAGAGCCGATCGGTGTTTTCGCGGCGATCACACCTTGGAATTTTCCGTCCGCAATGATCACTCGCAAGGCCGGCCCGGGGTGGGCCGTCGGTTGTGCCGGGGTCATCAAGCCGGCGAGCCAGACGCCGCTGTCCGCGCTGGCATTGGCGGTGCTCGCTGAGCGCGCCGGTTTGCCGCCGGGCGTATGCAACGTTGTCACCGGCTCGGCTCGCGCCATTGGCGGCGAGCTCACTTCCAGCCCTCTGGTACGCAAGGTATCGTTCACTGGTTCGACGGAAGTCGGGGCGCAACTGCTGGGGCAGTGCGCGCCGACCATCAAGAAGACCAGCATGGAGCTGGGAGGCAATGCTCCGCTTATCGTCTTTGACGATGCGGACGTGGACGCAGCCGTAAAAGGCGCGCTCGCCGCAAAGTACCGCAACGCCGGGCAGGCTTGCGTCGCTGCCAATCGCATACTGGTGCAGTCAGGCATCTATGATGCCTTCGCCACGAAGCTCGCCGAAGCCACGGCCGCCCTCAAGGTAGGCAACGGCATGCATGAAGGTGTGGTGCAGGGGCCTCTCATCAATGAGGACGCTGTCCGGAAGGTCGAAGAGCATATTTCGGATGCGTTGTCCAAAGGGGCTCGTGTGTTGACCGGCGGCAAACGCCACGCGCTCGAAGGCTTCTTCTTCGAACCGACCGTGCTGGCCGATGTGTCTCGCGACGCCCTGATCTTCAACGAGGAAACCTTTGGACCGGTTGCGCCGCTGTTTCGCTTCGAAACAGAAGAGGAGGCAATCGCGCTAGCCAACGATACTCCGTTTGGTCTGGCCTCCTATGTCTTCGCGCGTGACGTGGGCCGCATCTTCCGTGTTGTCGATCAACTTGAGTTTGGCATGGTGGGTGTCAATGAGGGCTTGATCTCGACGGAGGTTGCGCCGTTCGGCGGGGTCAAGACCTCCGGTCTTGGTCGCGAAGGTTCGAAGTATGGCGTCGACGACTACCTTGAAATCAAGTATGTAGCGCTCGGCGGACTTTGA
- a CDS encoding dihydrodipicolinate synthase family protein: MNSFLPGAAPTPLWAAIHTPFQSSLELDEAGLRHNVRRYVEIGLRGVFCNGLMGEVWALSLEERKRIVEILCDEGRDRLGVSVVITAASVNETVDLGRHAKAAGADHAVLMVPTSGSRSDEQQLAYFRLICERLDMPIVLFNAATAAGTALSPASFAKVCEIPQVTILKSTAYRENLQLRAAARNGVVVSDPLEEHYLRNRLDHGQRILYADPEPYLYQVPGYRPIADYVAKLDAGLDAGQVMDEHEALSPLRSVFNKWVMDPLIDGHMPNAALKHWCELIGLAGGPVRPPVQPLSGAQVRELERDLVRCHAPGLNTAVLSS, translated from the coding sequence GTGAATTCATTCCTTCCGGGCGCCGCGCCGACCCCGCTCTGGGCAGCGATCCATACGCCCTTTCAGTCATCGCTCGAGCTGGATGAAGCCGGCTTGCGTCACAACGTTCGGCGCTACGTCGAGATCGGATTGCGTGGCGTTTTCTGCAACGGCCTGATGGGGGAGGTCTGGGCGCTAAGCCTTGAGGAGCGCAAGCGGATCGTTGAGATTCTGTGCGATGAAGGACGCGATCGATTGGGCGTGTCGGTCGTCATCACGGCGGCGTCGGTGAACGAGACAGTGGATCTCGGCCGGCATGCAAAGGCGGCCGGAGCGGATCACGCGGTATTGATGGTTCCCACCTCGGGCTCGCGTTCCGACGAACAGCAGCTCGCGTACTTCAGGCTGATCTGCGAGCGCCTGGATATGCCGATCGTGCTTTTCAACGCGGCGACGGCGGCGGGCACGGCCCTTTCGCCCGCGTCATTCGCCAAGGTATGCGAAATACCGCAGGTCACGATCCTGAAGTCGACCGCCTACCGCGAGAATTTGCAGCTCCGGGCGGCAGCGCGGAACGGCGTCGTGGTCTCCGACCCGCTCGAAGAGCACTACCTCCGGAATCGTCTGGACCATGGGCAACGCATCCTCTACGCCGACCCCGAGCCCTATCTCTATCAGGTGCCCGGTTACCGCCCGATCGCCGACTACGTCGCGAAACTGGACGCAGGACTCGACGCCGGCCAGGTCATGGACGAGCACGAAGCGCTGTCGCCGTTGCGAAGCGTCTTCAACAAATGGGTCATGGACCCGCTCATCGACGGCCACATGCCGAACGCCGCGCTCAAGCACTGGTGTGAATTGATCGGCCTCGCGGGCGGGCCTGTCCGCCCGCCTGTTCAGCCCCTCTCCGGCGCGCAGGTGCGCGAACTGGAACGCGATCTCGTTCGCTGCCATGCCCCCGGATTGAACACCGCAGTTCTTTCGAGCTGA
- a CDS encoding fumarylacetoacetate hydrolase family protein, whose protein sequence is MKLGRIAVNGPDGDVARLVLVLPEEGRVIDLKRASVLALEKQGATGESARRLSEALFPGSMSAAIGLGGRFLDAARRAESERPDEASVPIGEVRWLPATDPSVVRDGLTFIGHIKGFHEKIGHKPHESLLKVPGYFKGTPHTVIGHDAEVPWPGYIGHMDYELELGYIIGRRGGNLRPDEARPYLFGITVFNDFSARDRQSIEMPIQMGPTKCKDFAYGVGPWITTIDEFADLDAISMEVRVNGETWGKGTSANKLWSVDELIAWASLGEVLEPGDVIGSGTMGGGSALELDRKLQPGDVVELEVGGVGILRNRMGQPQSGLWWPEERAPFM, encoded by the coding sequence ATGAAGCTGGGTCGCATCGCTGTGAACGGGCCGGATGGGGATGTCGCCCGTCTGGTGCTGGTATTGCCTGAAGAGGGGCGCGTCATCGATCTGAAGCGCGCGTCCGTATTGGCGCTGGAGAAACAGGGGGCGACGGGAGAGTCGGCGCGCCGGTTATCGGAGGCGCTCTTTCCCGGCAGCATGTCGGCGGCGATTGGTCTGGGCGGGCGGTTTCTCGACGCGGCTCGCCGCGCGGAGAGCGAGCGCCCCGATGAGGCGTCCGTGCCGATCGGAGAAGTGAGGTGGCTCCCGGCAACCGATCCGTCCGTTGTCCGCGACGGGTTGACGTTCATCGGACACATCAAGGGCTTTCACGAGAAGATCGGGCACAAGCCGCATGAGAGCCTGCTGAAGGTGCCGGGCTATTTCAAGGGCACGCCGCACACCGTGATCGGCCATGATGCGGAAGTGCCGTGGCCGGGTTACATCGGGCATATGGATTACGAGCTCGAACTCGGATACATCATCGGCCGGCGCGGCGGTAATCTGAGACCGGATGAGGCGCGTCCCTATCTCTTCGGTATCACGGTGTTCAACGACTTCAGTGCCCGCGATCGCCAGTCGATCGAAATGCCGATCCAGATGGGGCCGACCAAATGCAAGGACTTCGCCTATGGGGTTGGTCCGTGGATCACGACGATCGACGAATTTGCCGATCTGGACGCCATTTCGATGGAAGTGCGGGTCAACGGCGAGACCTGGGGGAAAGGAACGAGCGCGAACAAGCTCTGGAGCGTCGACGAGCTGATCGCATGGGCGAGTCTGGGCGAAGTCTTGGAGCCGGGCGACGTTATCGGCTCAGGCACGATGGGAGGTGGCTCCGCGCTCGAACTCGATCGCAAACTTCAGCCCGGCGATGTGGTGGAGCTTGAAGTGGGCGGGGTCGGTATCCTCCGCAACCGGATGGGCCAGCCACAGTCCGGATTGTGGTGGCCCGAGGAGCGCGCTCCCTTCATGTGA
- a CDS encoding ornithine cyclodeaminase family protein encodes MPLAGSQLPSNHSFLLLMTTTSFAPVFVSSEAAKAVFDWTDAIRALQSAYARPISRRSTPPRTVAVAGKTWLRTLPAVPVGGRYYGAKIMGMAMGSAVPGVEYVIVLFDQETSRIAAFVDGNLVTGFRTAATSAAALDRLAPGGAARLAVLGSGLEATMHTRAIASVRDLTEVVVFSPTPGRRAAFAEAVTRDLGVPARGVASAQKAVEGADLVLAAARSRGEQPILFGDWLKLGATVVSIGSTIPEQREIDVSVVARSDIIVCDTLEEVLEETGDMLAAHEAGIAYRDKSFSLADLMSGEIDERLKGAGSRMYKSVGGGLQDIVVAELILNKAIEAGLATTLPIEFETKR; translated from the coding sequence ATGCCTCTTGCCGGCAGCCAGCTCCCTTCAAATCACTCTTTTCTTTTGCTCATGACCACCACCTCGTTTGCTCCTGTGTTCGTCTCCAGCGAGGCCGCCAAGGCCGTCTTTGACTGGACAGATGCCATACGCGCGCTGCAGTCGGCCTATGCCCGTCCGATTTCGCGCAGGTCCACCCCGCCGCGTACCGTGGCCGTCGCTGGCAAGACCTGGCTGCGCACGCTGCCGGCCGTGCCGGTGGGCGGCCGCTACTACGGCGCCAAGATCATGGGCATGGCGATGGGCTCCGCCGTGCCCGGCGTGGAATACGTGATCGTGCTGTTCGACCAGGAAACCAGCCGCATCGCGGCGTTTGTCGACGGCAACCTCGTTACCGGCTTCCGGACGGCAGCCACCTCGGCAGCCGCACTTGACCGGCTGGCACCTGGCGGAGCCGCACGCCTCGCCGTGCTCGGCAGCGGCCTGGAAGCCACGATGCATACACGAGCCATCGCCAGCGTGCGAGATCTGACGGAGGTCGTCGTCTTCAGCCCGACACCCGGGCGGCGCGCCGCATTCGCCGAGGCCGTGACACGCGATCTCGGCGTGCCTGCCCGCGGTGTTGCGTCGGCGCAAAAAGCGGTGGAAGGGGCCGATCTCGTGCTTGCCGCGGCCCGCTCCCGGGGCGAACAGCCCATCCTTTTCGGCGACTGGCTCAAGCTCGGCGCGACCGTCGTATCGATCGGTTCGACCATTCCCGAGCAGCGCGAGATCGATGTCTCGGTCGTCGCTCGCAGCGACATCATCGTGTGCGACACGCTCGAGGAAGTGCTGGAAGAAACCGGCGACATGCTCGCGGCCCATGAAGCCGGTATCGCATACAGGGACAAGTCATTCAGCCTGGCGGATCTGATGAGCGGAGAAATCGACGAGCGCCTGAAGGGCGCCGGGAGCCGGATGTACAAGTCGGTGGGCGGCGGCCTGCAGGACATCGTGGTGGCGGAGCTCATCCTCAACAAGGCGATCGAGGCCGGCCTCGCGACGACGCTGCCGATCGAATTCGAAACGAAGCGCTGA